A single Phragmites australis chromosome 4, lpPhrAust1.1, whole genome shotgun sequence DNA region contains:
- the LOC133915246 gene encoding histone H1-like — protein MATDVAADAPVPLAEAAPDATTESPPAVAGDVKPAKAKKAAAPRKRGNPTHPPYAEMISDAIASLKERTGSSQYAIAKFVEDKHKDKLPPNFRKLLLVQLKKLVAAGKLTKLKNSFKLPPARSPVADKPKPKAKTAAKPKPKPKAAAKAKGAAKPKPKPKAPAKAKPAAKKPKTVAKPAAKPKAAVAKKPKAPAKPAAKPKATPKPKAKPAVKPKPAAAKPKAATKTKATSAPTRSRPAKAAKTSAKASPGKKQAPAAKKAAAAKKSPAKKPAPAKKAPAPARKVPARKAKK, from the exons ATGGCGACTGACGTGGCTGCTGATGCTCCGGTGCCTTTGGCGGAGGCGGCCCCCGACGCCACCACGGAGTCCCCGCCGGCTGTCGCCGGCGACGTGAAGCCGGCCAAGGCCAAGAAGGCCGCCGCTCCGCGGAAGCGCGGCAACCCCACCCACCCGCCGTACGCCGAG ATGATCTCGGATGCCATCGCTTCCCTCAAGGAGCGGACGGGGTCTAGCCAGTACGCGATCGCCAAGTTCGTGGAGGACAAGCACAAAGACAAGCTGCCGCCCAACTTCCGCAAGCTGCTGCTCGTGCAGCTCAAGAAGCTCGTCGCTGCCGGCAAGCTCACCAAGCTCAAGAACTCCTTCAAGCTGCCGCCGGCGCGCTCCCCGGTCGCCGACAAGCCCAAGCCCAAGGCAAAGACGGCCGCCAAGCCCAAGCCCAAACCGAAGGCCGCCGCGAAGGCCAAGGGGGCCGCAaagcccaagcccaagcccaagGCCCCCGCCAAGGCGAAGCCCGCTGCGAAGAAGCCCAAGACGGTTGCCAAGCCCGCGGCCAAGCCGAAAGCCGCAGTTGCGaagaagcccaaggcgcccgcCAAGCCTGCTGCCAAGCCCAAGGCGACTCCCAAGCCCAAGGCCAAGCCTGCCGTGAAGCCGAAGCCTGCTGCTGCTAAGCCGAAGGCCGCGACCAAGACGAAGGCAACCTCGGCACCGACCCGGTCGCGCCCGGCCAAGGCGGCCAAGACTTCGGCCAAGGCCTCGCCTGGGAAGAAGCAGGCTCCGGCGGCCAAGAAGGCCGCGGCGGCGAAGAAGTCTCCCGCGAAGAAGCCCGCGCCGGCCAAGAAGGCCCCGGCCCCGGCGAGGAAGGTGCCTGCCCGGAAGGCGAAGAAGTAG